In a single window of the Litorilituus sediminis genome:
- a CDS encoding chemotaxis protein CheW, whose translation MIDSEQEYLTFMLQGEEYGIDILCVQEIRVWSSVTELPNKPSYLKGVINLRGVIIPIIDLRLRFGHQPLDYDDQTVTVILRQQKENRTMVVGLVVDAVSEVYKFEPQSIRPAPAFGSQIDSCFLKGLATAEDKLIILLDSDTLLSEDDLYSIEQQKNTEHESNDAEDNMIAS comes from the coding sequence ATGATTGACAGTGAACAGGAATATTTAACCTTTATGTTGCAAGGCGAAGAGTATGGAATTGATATTCTTTGTGTGCAAGAGATACGAGTATGGAGCTCAGTAACAGAGTTGCCAAATAAACCTAGCTATTTAAAAGGCGTGATTAACTTGAGAGGCGTGATCATCCCAATCATAGACCTTAGGCTAAGGTTTGGTCATCAACCACTAGATTATGATGATCAAACTGTCACCGTGATTTTGCGTCAACAAAAAGAAAATAGAACCATGGTTGTTGGCCTCGTTGTAGACGCAGTATCTGAAGTTTATAAATTTGAACCACAATCAATTCGACCAGCACCAGCATTTGGTAGCCAAATAGATAGTTGCTTTTTAAAAGGCTTAGCAACCGCAGAAGATAAATTAATCATTCTACTTGATAGTGACACACTTTTAAGTGAAGACGATTTGTACAGTATTGAGCAGCAGAAAAATACAGAACACGAGAGCAATGATGCAGAAGATAACATGATAGCAAGTTAA
- a CDS encoding methyl-accepting chemotaxis protein: MTPKQISLVQQSWKKVLPIAPKAAEIFYQTLFEMDPSLASLFPEDLSEQHKKLMAMLDTAVKLLDDPEKLIPALEKLGVKHLDYGTQTEHYETVGAALIKTLAIGLDKEFTASVKRAWTAVYKTLSSTMINAANAAKNLDETNSKPNKTKGSAMDMKTQHSNDLAVRLQGALDQSTTAFMMINRDFEITYFNKATLALLKKHEQTFAKKWPGFTANEDDLMATNIDIFHHNPAHQRKLLSDPNNLPYKTDIYIEHLTIELNVTAISDSKGEYIGNSLEWADVTEVRAKQNQAAQLLGAIEQSATANMMIDRDFNITYANVASLKLLKEHEATFASIWPGFSADADSLIGLNIDMFHKSPEHQRKLLADPNNLPYKTDIKIAHLIFELNVSAIRDSSGEYIGNSLEWQDVTEQRAKSVEVGRLTSAVEGMTTNLMMADLKGNIVYANPAVTEMLRKREAQLRTVLPSFSVDTMVGSNFDSFHRNPAHQQNLLGNADNMPYTTEISVVGLTFELTAIALRDEDGNHVGNAVQWLDLTEEKDAQGQIENMITDAISGKLDSRIATESYEGFMKILGDNINNLMDAIVEPITDAINIAQALADGDLTQSMSNDYGGEFLALANAMNGSIENLTNMVTEIRNASTNVFDSAREIAQGNNELSHRTESQASSLEETASAMEELTSTVQQNAENTTEASKLSNSVMEKASNGGSVVRNAITAMSDINKSSKKIADIISVIDEIAFQTNLLALNAAVEAARAGEQGRGFAVVAAEVRNLAQRSAGAAKEIKGLINDSVEAVGQGTKLVDETGQTFSELVTSIEEVSKMISDIDSAGKEQSAGIGEVSAAVSQMDEMTQQNAALVEEAAASSKSMEEQSQALLEQVSFFNDGSSEVNATQVIRSPREAKSNFSPSTTIPTPANNRKVKRPVTPIDQEWEEF; the protein is encoded by the coding sequence ATGACACCAAAACAAATAAGTTTAGTCCAGCAAAGCTGGAAAAAGGTCTTGCCGATTGCACCAAAGGCAGCAGAAATCTTTTATCAAACACTATTTGAAATGGACCCTTCTTTAGCAAGCTTATTTCCCGAAGATTTAAGCGAGCAACACAAGAAGTTAATGGCCATGCTTGATACTGCTGTTAAGTTACTTGATGATCCTGAAAAACTCATTCCTGCATTAGAAAAGCTTGGTGTAAAACATCTAGATTATGGTACTCAGACTGAGCACTATGAAACTGTTGGCGCGGCTTTGATCAAAACATTAGCGATAGGGCTAGATAAAGAATTTACAGCCTCTGTTAAAAGAGCATGGACAGCGGTATATAAAACACTCTCATCTACCATGATAAATGCCGCTAATGCAGCAAAAAATTTGGATGAAACCAACTCTAAACCTAATAAAACTAAAGGCTCGGCAATGGATATGAAGACTCAACATAGCAATGACTTAGCAGTTCGTTTACAAGGTGCATTAGATCAATCAACTACTGCCTTTATGATGATTAATCGAGACTTTGAAATAACCTACTTTAACAAAGCAACCTTAGCGTTATTAAAAAAGCACGAACAAACGTTTGCCAAGAAATGGCCTGGCTTTACAGCCAATGAAGATGATTTAATGGCCACTAATATTGATATTTTTCATCATAATCCTGCTCATCAGCGTAAGTTATTATCGGATCCCAATAACCTCCCTTATAAAACTGATATTTATATTGAGCATTTAACTATTGAGCTCAATGTCACTGCTATTTCAGATAGCAAGGGTGAATATATTGGTAATTCATTGGAATGGGCTGATGTTACAGAGGTGAGAGCGAAACAAAATCAAGCGGCGCAACTCTTAGGAGCAATAGAGCAATCTGCAACCGCTAATATGATGATAGATCGTGATTTTAATATTACCTATGCCAATGTAGCATCATTGAAATTATTAAAAGAGCATGAAGCAACATTTGCAAGTATCTGGCCTGGTTTTTCCGCTGATGCTGATAGTTTAATAGGCTTGAATATAGACATGTTTCACAAGAGCCCTGAACATCAACGGAAACTATTAGCAGATCCAAATAACTTGCCTTATAAAACTGATATTAAAATTGCTCATTTAATTTTTGAGTTAAATGTTAGCGCAATTCGTGACTCAAGCGGGGAGTATATAGGGAATTCGTTAGAGTGGCAGGATGTAACAGAGCAAAGAGCTAAGTCAGTTGAAGTGGGCCGCCTAACGTCTGCAGTTGAGGGTATGACCACCAATTTGATGATGGCAGATCTTAAAGGCAATATTGTTTATGCAAACCCTGCTGTGACGGAGATGTTACGTAAGAGGGAGGCACAGCTTAGAACTGTATTACCTTCATTTAGTGTTGATACTATGGTGGGTAGTAACTTTGATAGCTTCCACCGCAATCCGGCACATCAACAAAACCTGCTTGGTAACGCGGATAATATGCCTTATACCACGGAAATCAGTGTTGTTGGATTAACCTTTGAATTAACAGCAATTGCGTTAAGAGACGAAGATGGTAACCATGTAGGTAATGCCGTTCAATGGTTAGATTTAACGGAAGAGAAGGATGCACAAGGTCAAATTGAGAATATGATCACCGATGCTATTTCCGGTAAGCTTGATAGTAGAATTGCTACTGAAAGCTATGAAGGCTTTATGAAAATTTTAGGTGATAATATCAACAATTTAATGGATGCTATTGTTGAACCTATCACTGATGCTATCAATATAGCGCAAGCACTAGCAGATGGTGATTTAACTCAGTCTATGAGTAATGATTATGGTGGTGAGTTCCTTGCTTTAGCAAATGCGATGAATGGCTCAATTGAAAATTTGACCAATATGGTAACAGAGATCCGAAATGCATCGACCAATGTGTTTGACTCAGCCAGAGAAATTGCACAAGGAAATAATGAGCTTAGTCATAGAACAGAGTCACAAGCATCAAGCCTTGAAGAAACCGCTTCAGCAATGGAAGAGTTAACCAGTACTGTTCAGCAAAATGCAGAAAACACAACAGAGGCGAGTAAGTTATCTAATTCGGTTATGGAAAAAGCCAGTAATGGTGGCTCCGTGGTGCGAAATGCCATTACTGCGATGAGCGACATTAACAAATCAAGCAAGAAGATTGCCGATATCATCAGTGTTATTGATGAAATAGCCTTTCAAACTAATTTATTAGCACTTAATGCTGCCGTTGAGGCCGCGAGAGCTGGTGAGCAAGGGCGTGGATTTGCGGTTGTAGCCGCTGAAGTAAGAAATTTAGCGCAACGCTCAGCAGGCGCTGCCAAAGAAATTAAAGGTTTGATTAATGATAGCGTTGAAGCTGTAGGTCAAGGAACAAAATTAGTTGATGAAACAGGGCAAACATTTAGTGAGTTAGTCACATCAATAGAGGAAGTGAGTAAGATGATTTCTGATATTGATAGCGCAGGTAAAGAGCAATCTGCTGGCATAGGTGAAGTGAGTGCAGCAGTAAGCCAAATGGATGAGATGACGCAGCAAAATGCCGCGCTTGTCGAAGAGGCCGCAGCATCAAGTAAGTCGATGGAAGAACAATCTCAGGCATTATTAGAACAGGTTTCTTTCTTTAATGATGGCTCAAGTGAAGTCAATGCTACGCAGGTAATTCGTTCTCCTCGAGAGGCAAAGTCTAATTTTAGCCCGTCAACAACAATACCTACGCCGGCGAATAATCGTAAAGTTAAGCGACCCGTTACCCCAATAGATCAAGAGTGGGAAGAGTTTTAG
- a CDS encoding CheR family methyltransferase: MVNYTNHDKSAAQRAEVVRLSDDDFNFICTFVYQSTGIVLNANKREMVYRRLTRIIRDRKLKSFSDYCALLKENSEQEKNYFINAITTNLTSFFREEHHFDYLTEHELPQLKKLKRVDSTGKNRLRIWSCASSTGEEPYSIAMTIFEALKQELNQWDAKILATDIDSNVLAKGKAGVYDFKRIEHLPLALKKMYFYQSNDGNQHYVKVHEKLQNLITFKLLNLLHSWPMKGPFDVIFCRNVIIYFDKKTQQELFSRFYELLTPGGLLFLGHSESLGHYQQYFECVGRTIFRKPK; encoded by the coding sequence ATGGTAAATTATACCAATCATGATAAAAGTGCAGCACAGCGCGCTGAAGTTGTTAGACTCAGTGATGATGATTTTAATTTTATCTGCACATTTGTTTATCAATCGACAGGGATTGTCTTAAATGCCAATAAAAGAGAAATGGTCTATCGACGATTAACCCGTATTATTCGCGATAGAAAACTTAAGTCATTTAGTGATTACTGTGCTTTGCTAAAAGAAAATAGCGAGCAGGAGAAAAACTATTTTATCAATGCAATAACAACAAATTTAACCAGTTTTTTTCGGGAAGAGCATCACTTTGATTATTTAACTGAGCATGAACTACCTCAGTTGAAAAAGTTAAAGCGTGTTGATAGTACAGGTAAAAATCGCCTTCGAATTTGGTCATGCGCAAGCTCAACGGGAGAAGAGCCTTATAGTATTGCTATGACAATCTTTGAAGCATTGAAGCAAGAACTAAATCAATGGGATGCAAAAATATTAGCAACAGACATTGATAGTAATGTTTTGGCTAAGGGAAAAGCTGGCGTGTATGATTTTAAACGAATTGAGCACTTGCCTCTGGCATTAAAAAAGATGTATTTCTATCAAAGTAATGATGGAAATCAGCACTATGTCAAGGTACATGAAAAGCTGCAAAACCTTATTACCTTTAAGTTGTTAAACCTCCTGCATAGCTGGCCGATGAAAGGACCATTTGATGTTATTTTTTGTCGTAATGTCATTATTTATTTTGATAAAAAAACCCAGCAAGAGCTTTTTTCACGTTTCTATGAATTGTTAACGCCAGGCGGGTTATTGTTTTTGGGACACAGTGAGAGTTTAGGCCATTACCAACAGTACTTTGAGTGTGTTGGCAGAACAATCTTTCGAAAACCTAAATAA
- the cheD gene encoding chemoreceptor glutamine deamidase CheD translates to MDRTNHPLVEQCLATCLPEFSEINHYWDKQRDMVVAKILPGEFYMTTDNVAIATTLGSCISACIWDCRTHIGGMNHFMLPITNKELHEINWGQREKTSDATRYGNFAMEHLINTILKAGGRRANLRAKLFGGAKVLNQMSDVGKRNIDFALAYLAQENIQIESSDIGDIFPRKVIFEPSSGRAFVKRLDNLHNDTITKREIDYRSKIEHQPKEGEVELF, encoded by the coding sequence GTGGATAGAACAAATCACCCACTAGTAGAGCAATGCTTAGCAACTTGTTTACCTGAGTTTAGTGAAATAAATCATTATTGGGATAAGCAAAGAGATATGGTCGTTGCCAAAATTTTACCAGGTGAGTTCTATATGACCACAGATAATGTCGCTATAGCAACGACCTTAGGCTCTTGTATTTCAGCGTGCATCTGGGATTGTCGTACACATATTGGCGGTATGAATCATTTTATGCTGCCGATCACCAATAAGGAGTTACACGAAATTAACTGGGGGCAACGTGAAAAGACATCTGATGCTACCCGTTATGGGAATTTTGCTATGGAGCACCTGATTAATACTATTTTAAAAGCGGGTGGTCGTAGAGCAAATTTAAGGGCAAAGCTATTTGGTGGTGCAAAAGTGTTAAATCAAATGTCAGATGTTGGTAAACGTAATATTGACTTTGCTTTAGCGTATTTAGCACAAGAAAACATTCAAATTGAAAGCAGTGATATAGGTGATATTTTTCCAAGGAAAGTTATTTTTGAACCCAGTAGTGGTCGGGCTTTTGTTAAGCGATTAGACAACTTACATAATGATACCATTACTAAACGAGAAATTGATTACCGCAGTAAAATTGAGCATCAACCTAAAGAAGGTGAGGTTGAATTATTTTAA
- a CDS encoding protein-glutamate methylesterase/protein-glutamine glutaminase, with protein MDKIKVLVVDDSSVIRSIVKESLSAAKHIEVVGEAEDPFVARELIKKLNPDVLTLDVEMPKMDGITFLHNLMRLRPMPVVMLSTLTTKGADITLQALEIGAVDFIAKPSVQDLLATQKSFQETIIEKVTQAGNVDQKNFKLADTISKTPTRQGTNAPKKYQGCARNNHLIAIGASTGGTEAIKEILTKLPENSPPVVIAQHIPKTFSLRFAERVNALCHIQVQEAGHGQKIKVGNAYIAPGDKHLVVVQKNGALFCTLEDGPEVNRHKPAVDVLFESLTEFANNVQAILLTGMGQDGAQGMLQLRQAGARTVIQDKATSLIWGMPGKAFALDAHTVQLPLAEITANVLAFSQLTREQMKEALYAHQ; from the coding sequence ATGGATAAAATTAAAGTACTGGTGGTTGATGATTCTTCAGTTATTCGAAGTATTGTAAAAGAATCACTTAGTGCAGCTAAACACATTGAGGTTGTTGGCGAGGCAGAAGACCCTTTTGTCGCTAGGGAGTTGATTAAGAAACTTAACCCCGATGTGTTAACGCTAGATGTTGAAATGCCAAAAATGGACGGCATCACCTTTTTACATAATTTGATGCGATTAAGGCCTATGCCAGTTGTTATGTTGTCAACGTTAACAACAAAAGGAGCCGATATAACGCTACAGGCGCTTGAGATAGGCGCGGTTGACTTTATAGCTAAGCCAAGCGTTCAAGATTTATTAGCAACACAAAAAAGTTTTCAAGAAACGATTATTGAGAAAGTAACTCAAGCAGGTAACGTTGATCAAAAGAATTTTAAATTAGCTGATACCATTAGCAAAACTCCGACACGCCAAGGCACTAATGCCCCTAAAAAATATCAAGGGTGTGCTCGAAATAACCACCTAATAGCCATTGGTGCATCCACAGGTGGTACAGAAGCCATAAAAGAAATATTAACTAAGCTACCAGAAAATAGCCCTCCGGTTGTTATTGCCCAGCATATTCCTAAGACCTTTAGTTTGCGTTTTGCTGAGCGTGTCAATGCCCTTTGTCATATCCAAGTGCAAGAAGCAGGTCATGGTCAAAAAATTAAGGTAGGTAATGCTTATATCGCACCTGGTGATAAGCACTTAGTTGTAGTGCAAAAAAATGGCGCTTTGTTTTGTACGTTAGAAGATGGGCCTGAGGTAAATCGGCATAAACCCGCGGTTGATGTTTTGTTTGAATCATTAACAGAATTTGCCAATAACGTTCAGGCGATATTGCTAACGGGTATGGGGCAAGATGGTGCACAGGGAATGCTGCAATTAAGGCAAGCAGGCGCACGAACTGTTATTCAAGATAAGGCGACAAGTTTAATTTGGGGAATGCCAGGAAAAGCCTTTGCGCTTGACGCTCATACGGTTCAATTACCGCTAGCAGAAATAACCGCTAATGTTTTGGCGTTTAGTCAATTAACGCGAGAGCAAATGAAAGAGGCGTTATATGCACATCAATAA
- a CDS encoding methyl-accepting chemotaxis protein, translated as MHINKKLYIFLQLVILLLVINQLFFQVNWLFYLCVIACFSSVLLLWFKQESPIKQYAQLDSSQMPEVDNQLIHEVINELQIFLHQEISIIENEITRTASLVEEAIQGISDSFKSLESLTEQQQDMIKELINQNHDMGDEEGTSLESFVENSNKTLDDFVNVIVNTSKQSLETMSYTDDMVSQFDGIFSILAQVEGLATQTNLLALNAAIEAARAGDAGRGFAVVANEVRSLSVDSTELNQEIRNEINQAKEIIAKLRVSVETMASADMTSTLEAKDRMSVMMKHVEEVNKYTNTSIDDLGIIIPKVNEAVSLGIRSLQFEDLTRQSLQSLQFNLESIHSVSDVLAQFGPNKDINVHQQLLDLKEKCQNVYQKTKHEEANRSVKQFDLNEGDVELF; from the coding sequence ATGCACATCAATAAGAAGTTATATATTTTTTTACAATTAGTCATTTTGTTACTCGTTATTAATCAACTATTCTTTCAAGTAAATTGGCTGTTTTATCTTTGTGTAATTGCTTGTTTTAGCTCTGTTTTATTACTTTGGTTTAAACAAGAAAGTCCCATTAAACAATATGCTCAGCTTGACAGCAGTCAAATGCCAGAGGTGGATAATCAGTTAATTCATGAAGTGATTAATGAATTACAAATCTTTTTACATCAAGAGATTAGTATTATTGAAAATGAAATCACTCGAACAGCATCTTTAGTGGAAGAAGCCATTCAAGGGATATCTGATAGCTTTAAAAGCTTAGAAAGCTTGACTGAACAACAACAAGACATGATTAAAGAATTGATTAATCAAAATCATGATATGGGTGATGAAGAAGGAACGAGTTTAGAAAGTTTTGTGGAAAACTCAAATAAGACTTTAGATGACTTTGTTAATGTGATTGTAAATACCAGTAAACAAAGTTTAGAAACCATGAGTTATACCGATGATATGGTGTCACAGTTTGATGGTATTTTTAGCATTCTTGCACAAGTAGAAGGGCTGGCAACACAAACGAATTTATTAGCACTAAATGCTGCGATAGAGGCAGCACGCGCTGGCGATGCGGGCAGAGGGTTTGCGGTTGTTGCCAATGAAGTTCGTTCTTTGTCGGTGGACTCTACTGAACTGAATCAAGAAATACGTAATGAGATAAATCAAGCCAAGGAAATAATCGCTAAGCTGAGAGTTTCTGTTGAAACTATGGCATCAGCTGATATGACGTCTACACTGGAAGCAAAAGATAGAATGTCGGTGATGATGAAACATGTGGAAGAGGTAAATAAATACACTAATACAAGCATTGATGATTTGGGCATTATTATTCCGAAAGTTAATGAGGCGGTATCTTTAGGTATAAGATCATTGCAATTTGAAGATTTAACGCGGCAATCACTGCAATCTTTGCAATTTAATCTCGAGAGTATTCACAGTGTTAGTGATGTGTTGGCTCAATTTGGTCCTAATAAAGATATTAATGTTCATCAGCAATTATTGGACTTGAAAGAAAAGTGTCAAAACGTTTACCAAAAAACCAAGCATGAAGAAGCAAACCGTAGCGTGAAGCAATTTGATTTAAATGAAGGTGACGTGGAGTTGTTTTAA
- a CDS encoding STAS domain-containing protein: MTVSTNVIDEGRQLVISIKERFDFSLHQEFRDAYSHYDKPDTTYILDLSQTDYMDSSALGMILLLKDHVEMNAGQLIISKPSETVNKILEIAQFHRLITIE, from the coding sequence ATGACAGTTTCTACTAATGTAATCGATGAAGGTAGGCAGTTAGTGATTTCGATAAAAGAGCGATTTGACTTTTCTCTGCACCAAGAGTTTCGAGATGCATACAGCCATTATGATAAACCTGACACTACCTATATTTTGGACTTAAGCCAAACGGATTATATGGATAGCTCTGCTTTGGGCATGATTTTGTTGCTTAAAGATCATGTTGAGATGAATGCCGGTCAGCTGATTATTAGTAAACCGAGTGAAACCGTAAACAAGATCCTTGAAATAGCACAATTCCATCGATTAATAACAATTGAATAG
- a CDS encoding ATP-binding SpoIIE family protein phosphatase yields the protein MAKNQMFALVVDDSQTQCKVLTVLLEEEGYQVIVANDGATGVERYIKHQPDLVLMDINMPVMNGFDAARKIKQLSGEGNLAPLIFITSMDSDEAFINSVDAGGDGILVRPFSPPVFKAKIKSIQRISNLYQQVKNLQQEQQSDAELAEKMMSEVIEARNFALDKVSVIKKAATIFSGDIQLTALCPNGDVNVLLGDFTGHGLRSSIGAIPVAETFRAMTKKGFSILEIVAQLNKQLHNLLPSDLFFAACFACISEHEKSAYIFNAGMPDGYIISTTGQIKYRLPSNHPPLGILKTLLPDAQLSIYDTSDDDRLVFISDGIIEARNEQGQLFGVERFEKAATAGAAQNAIVNNVNNSLQDFCHNMPQEDDISLVDIPCTGWQSSAQTSKVVIPQSINNDDMYDDANPSWSWSMELTGASLKTVNPIPLVMNQVNEIEGAGEHWHNLYTILTELFVNALDHGVLGLSSSLKDSAQGFSQYFNERTKRLESLTTGFVSIALRYYPFDRGGKMVVVIRDSGTGFEILDVIRDNSVAVESGASLSGRGIELVNQLCDTLEYQNAGATVTASYVWHLPS from the coding sequence ATGGCTAAAAATCAAATGTTTGCGCTAGTGGTAGATGACTCTCAGACTCAATGTAAGGTATTAACCGTATTGCTTGAGGAGGAGGGCTATCAAGTTATTGTTGCCAATGATGGTGCAACTGGTGTTGAACGTTATATTAAACATCAACCCGACTTGGTATTGATGGATATCAATATGCCCGTCATGAATGGCTTTGATGCAGCAAGGAAAATTAAACAGCTATCAGGTGAAGGTAATTTAGCGCCATTAATCTTTATTACCAGTATGGATAGCGACGAAGCTTTTATAAATAGTGTTGATGCCGGGGGAGATGGTATTTTAGTCAGGCCTTTTTCACCACCAGTTTTCAAAGCTAAAATTAAATCAATTCAACGTATAAGCAATCTTTACCAGCAAGTAAAAAACTTACAGCAAGAGCAACAAAGTGATGCTGAGTTAGCTGAAAAAATGATGTCTGAAGTCATAGAAGCGAGAAACTTTGCTTTAGATAAAGTAAGCGTTATTAAAAAGGCCGCAACCATATTTAGTGGTGATATTCAATTGACAGCCTTATGCCCTAATGGTGATGTTAATGTTTTATTAGGTGATTTTACGGGCCATGGTTTGCGTTCATCAATTGGGGCAATACCTGTTGCAGAAACCTTTAGAGCTATGACCAAAAAAGGTTTTTCCATATTGGAAATTGTCGCTCAGTTAAATAAGCAGTTGCATAATTTATTACCCAGTGACTTATTTTTTGCTGCTTGTTTTGCTTGTATCTCCGAGCATGAAAAATCGGCTTATATTTTTAATGCCGGTATGCCTGATGGTTATATCATCTCAACCACAGGACAAATAAAGTACCGACTTCCCTCAAACCACCCACCTTTAGGTATTTTAAAGACCTTGTTACCAGATGCACAGTTGAGTATTTATGACACTAGTGATGATGATCGTTTAGTGTTTATTTCTGACGGTATAATTGAAGCAAGAAATGAACAAGGGCAACTGTTCGGTGTAGAACGCTTTGAAAAGGCTGCGACTGCAGGTGCTGCACAAAACGCTATTGTTAACAATGTAAACAATTCTCTGCAAGACTTTTGTCATAATATGCCACAAGAAGATGATATTTCATTAGTGGATATCCCCTGTACTGGCTGGCAATCATCAGCCCAAACAAGCAAAGTTGTTATCCCACAAAGTATCAATAATGATGATATGTATGATGATGCCAACCCAAGTTGGTCATGGAGTATGGAGTTAACGGGAGCATCATTAAAAACAGTAAACCCAATACCACTTGTGATGAACCAGGTTAATGAGATTGAAGGTGCAGGGGAGCATTGGCATAACTTATATACTATTTTAACTGAGCTGTTTGTTAATGCCCTTGATCATGGTGTGTTAGGACTAAGCTCTTCACTAAAAGATTCTGCACAAGGTTTTAGCCAATACTTTAATGAAAGAACTAAACGTTTAGAGAGCTTAACAACTGGCTTTGTCAGTATTGCATTAAGATATTACCCTTTCGACCGGGGTGGCAAGATGGTGGTAGTTATTCGTGACAGTGGTACTGGCTTTGAAATATTGGATGTCATCCGAGATAACAGTGTTGCTGTTGAAAGTGGCGCAAGTTTAAGTGGTCGGGGAATAGAACTGGTTAATCAGCTTTGTGACACCTTAGAGTATCAAAACGCTGGCGCAACTGTTACTGCCAGTTACGTATGGCATTTGCCTAGTTAG
- a CDS encoding response regulator transcription factor, protein MVKHNILIIDDDIDYLKLLAESLEDIFEVKCASNLAVAEDLLKENLAFDIALVDENIGLEKGSSWIKKHHGTKNAPTSFVLYSGLASEEAILRGLECGADDFLAKPISLIALHSKLEKLIEYQDKIHDFEDEIKSKENVINISMAQASKYGSCMQLTSKLNRCFSTEEIRDEVFSYLYSMGLHGCIAFYPINEKPTFFNAQKGVCSPVEIEVMELLKVKPRLYRFGSRTIFNHNLVSVLILNLEDGTIDTDIYIDALASVIECIGARMAFITYKNSLIDVQEQIKQAVSTTKKMVEISKHHQQEVMNEIVQKMGTSFHILDMTQEQEDYLTDMVHGALKKHSQDDINFMEVSQLLDQALHSVDKLQMLNTEQACDSIHQEFDEEDELF, encoded by the coding sequence ATGGTAAAGCACAATATATTGATTATTGATGACGATATTGATTACTTGAAGTTACTTGCAGAAAGTTTAGAAGATATTTTTGAAGTGAAATGCGCGAGCAATCTAGCGGTTGCTGAAGATTTATTAAAGGAGAACTTGGCCTTTGATATTGCCTTAGTTGATGAAAATATTGGTCTTGAAAAGGGCTCTAGCTGGATTAAAAAGCATCATGGTACAAAGAATGCGCCTACCTCCTTTGTATTATATTCTGGGCTGGCGAGTGAAGAAGCTATATTGCGCGGTTTAGAGTGCGGTGCAGATGATTTTCTCGCTAAACCTATCTCACTTATTGCCTTACATTCAAAATTAGAAAAATTAATTGAATATCAAGATAAAATTCACGATTTTGAAGATGAAATCAAATCTAAAGAGAACGTCATTAATATTTCAATGGCGCAGGCTTCTAAATACGGTAGCTGCATGCAGCTTACTTCAAAATTAAATCGCTGTTTTTCCACAGAAGAAATTCGGGATGAGGTTTTTTCTTATCTTTACAGTATGGGCTTACATGGTTGTATCGCTTTTTATCCTATTAATGAAAAACCGACATTTTTTAATGCTCAAAAGGGCGTGTGTTCACCCGTAGAAATTGAAGTGATGGAGCTATTAAAAGTAAAGCCTAGACTTTATCGATTTGGCTCTAGAACGATATTCAATCATAACTTGGTTTCTGTATTAATTTTAAATTTAGAAGATGGCACCATAGATACTGATATTTATATTGATGCACTTGCCTCAGTAATCGAGTGTATTGGCGCGAGAATGGCGTTTATAACCTATAAAAACTCACTTATTGATGTGCAGGAACAAATTAAACAGGCTGTTTCAACGACCAAAAAAATGGTTGAGATTTCAAAGCATCATCAGCAAGAGGTGATGAATGAAATAGTACAAAAAATGGGAACTAGCTTTCATATTCTCGATATGACGCAAGAGCAAGAAGATTACTTGACAGATATGGTGCATGGCGCGTTAAAAAAACATTCGCAAGATGACATAAACTTTATGGAAGTGTCTCAGCTGCTTGATCAAGCATTGCACAGCGTTGATAAGCTACAAATGCTTAATACCGAGCAAGCTTGTGATTCAATTCATCAAGAATTTGATGAGGAGGATGAGTTATTTTGA